One region of Culex pipiens pallens isolate TS chromosome 2, TS_CPP_V2, whole genome shotgun sequence genomic DNA includes:
- the LOC128092677 gene encoding uncharacterized protein LOC128092677: MTTSSIGPAVQNANFPVPQFIQPVNSTTSYYHLGQNPPFVGRYHSALQNVTSPAPHFIQPVNTTTSFNCHGQNPPVTGRYYSVLQNVTPPAPQFIRPVNTTTSFNRHGQNPPVTGRYYSVLQNVTSLAPQFIRPVNATTSFNYPGHNQPGAGQNNSTLQNVTSPAPQHFRPAAVRGNSARRRRNPPIPGQASLPVFRFGSSHSSGPSLVPQQYHNNYAQSEPSLANNAQLTQPYLMPQSRNPLPRGPSPVSNQSRPSTRSNDPSILCWESTLAPPPTYRSKDESLFEQYLSSLSWVVSRMKTNDSLCILGDFNQSQLRWSPALSGHFFVDSNNSTLAPLAARFLDEQHMADLLQINGVTNENNSILDLCLISSDIVGRSKICRAPEPLVKEVRHHPPLHLCIDDCQPLEFSDVNAKTYYDYKNADFQRMNIFFNTINWDATISSSDVHSAALKLSHVLLYAVDQFVPKKTHIPPATPEWSTPALKKLKSSKRAALKKFSKCPISVNRLNLNQISNDYRRLNKSLFLAHQSRVQNRLKQNPKGFWKFVNEQRKESGLPSTMIRDGVEVSTSSEICDAFRVQFSSVFADNNLSDPDVAAAADSVPDSGLVCSDLQVSREDFNAACSKLKSSTSPGPDGVPAIVIKKCANSLSEPLLRIFNLSLSLGVFPNNWKESYVFPVFKKGCKQDVKNYRGIAALCAVSKLFEVIVLEFLRHNLSHVVSDDQHGFFPKRSTNTNLVTYISKIQRAISDGYQVDAIYTDLSAAFDKINHRIAIAKLRRVGLHGSLLTWVNSYLTGRTMLVKIADNLSLPFSVTSGVPQGSHLGPFLFLLYINDVNFLLRCPKLCYADDFKLYAIIKRPTDMEDLQAQVDLFADWCRLNQMVLNPSKCSTITFTRKRCPTFFSYKILGNPLTRDSFVKDLGVLLDSKLSFKNHISYLCSKASKQLGMIFRMTKYFRDVNCLKILYLSLVRSTLEYGSVVWAPYYHNDIGRIEAIQRKFTRFALRHLGECPNYETRCSMLHLDPLSVRREAAKAFFVADLFRSNINCPFLTSELNVNIRRRVLRSHSFLVIPGARTNYAFNEPVSSMCRVFERCYPFFDFHLSRPRLKHDIFNFLREAYVF; the protein is encoded by the exons ATGACGACCAGTTCCATAGGACCTGCTGTGCAGAACGCGAATTTCCCAGTACCGCAATTCATCCAGCCAGTTAACTCGACAACCAGCTACTACCACCTTGGGCAAAATCCACCATTCGTCGGACGATACCACTCAGCCTTGCAGAACGTGACTTCCCCAGCACCGCATTTCATCCAACCAG TAAACACGACGACCAGCTTCAACTGCCATGGACAAAATCCACCAGTCACCGGACGATACTACTCTGTCTTGCAGAACGTGACTCCTCCGGCACCGCAATTCATCCGGCCAG TAAACACGACAACCAGCTTCAACCGCCATGGACAAAATCCACCAGTCACCGGACGATACTACTCTGTCTTGCAGAACGTGACTTCCCTGGCACCACAATTCATCCGGCCAG TGAACGCGACGACAAGCTTCAACTACCCTGGACACAATCAACCAGGCGCCGGACAAAACAATTCCACCTTGCAGAACGTTACATCCCCGGCACCGCAACACTTCCGGCCAGCTGCTGTGAGGGGTAATTCCGCTCGTCGTCGAAGAAATCCACCGATCCCCGGACAAGCATCGCTGCCAGTCTTTCGATTTGGTTCGTCGCACTCAAGTGGACCATCTCTGGTACCACAGCAATACCACAACAACTACGCCCAGTCAGAACCATCGCTCGCTAACAACGCCCAGCTGACTCAGCCGTACCTGATGCCCCAATCTCGCAACCCGTTACCTCGTGGACCATCTCCGGTGTCCAACCAATCACGGCCATCAACACGGTCGAATGATCCATCGATCTTATGCTGGGAATCAACTCTGGCTCCCCCACCCACCT ATCGGTCTAAAGACGAATCTCTCTTCGAACAGTATCTAAGTTCATTGTCGTGGGTGGTGTCTCGCATGAAGACTAACGACAGCTTGTGTATTTTGGGTGACTTTAACCAGAGTCAGCTCCGATGGTCTCCTGCCTTAAGTGGACATTTTTTCGTTGATAGTAACAACTCCACATTAGCCCCCCTAGCAGCTCGGTTTTTGGATGAACAACACATGGCAGACCTTCTTCAAATTAACGGTGTTACAAACGAGAACAACTCGATCCTCGACCTATGTCTCATCAGCAGCGATATCGTGGGAAGGTCCAAAATCTGCAGAGCCCCAGAACCTCTCGTCAAGGAAGTCAGACATCATCCCCCATTACACCTGTGCATCGATGATTGTCAGCCGCTTGAGTTTTCCGATGTCAATGCAAAAACCTACTACGACTACAAGAATGCTGATTTCCAACGCATGAACATCTTTTTTAACACCATTAACTGGGACGCTACCATCTCCAGCAGCGATGTGCACTCTGCAGCGTTGAAGCTATCCCATGTGCTTCTGTACGCAGTCGACCAATTTGTTCCTAAAAAGACCCACATTCCCCCTGCCACTCCCGAATGGTCTACCCCAGCCCTCAAAAAGCTGAAATCCTCCAAGAGAGCTGCcttgaaaaagttttccaaGTGCCCTATTAGTGTCAATCGCTTAAATTTGAATCAGATCAGCAACGACTACAGGCGGTTGAATAAGTCACTGTTCCTCGCTCACCAATCTCGTGTTCAGAACCGCCTCAAACAAAACCCTAAAGGCTTCTGGAAGTTCGTAAACGAGCAACGAAAGGAGTCTGGCCTTCCGTCAACTATGATCCGTGACGGGGTGGAAGTCTCAACCTCATCTGAGATTTGTGATGCCTTCCGTGTCCAATTTTCGAGCGTTTTTGCTGACAACAACCTAAGCGACCCTGATGTTGCTGCGGCAGCTGACTCGGTTCCTGATTCCGGTCTTGTCTGCTCTGACCTTCAAGTCTCTCGGGAGGACTTTAATGCAGCGTGTTCGAAATTAAAAAGTTCCACGTCTCCCGGACCTGACGGAGTTCCCGCTATCGTTATCAAAAAGTGTGCAAATAGCCTCTCGGAGCCACTCCTTCGAATCTTTAATTTATCACTTTCTCTTGGAGTTTTCCCCAATAACTGGAAGGAGTCATATGTGTTCCCAGTGTTTAAGAAGGGTTGCAAGCAAGACGTTAAAAACTATCGCGGTATTGCCGCCCTCTGTGCCGTCTCCAAGTTGTTTGAAGTGATTGTTTTGGAGTTTCTTCGCCACAACTTATCGCACGTCGTCTCCGATGACCAGCACGGGTTCTTCCCTAAACGTTCCACCAATACGAATCTTGTCACTTATATTTCCAAGATCCAACGTGCGATTAGCGATGGCTATCAAGTCGACGCCATCTATACTGACCTTTCTGCGGCATTTGACAAAATTAACCACCGTATAGCAATTGCGAAACTTCGCCGTGTTGGCCTACACGGCTCTTTGCTTACGTGGGTAAACTCCTACCTGACCGGAAGAACTATGTTGGTTAAAATCGCCGATAACTTGTCTTTACCGTTTTCTGTTACCTCGGGTGTTCCACAGGGAAGTCATTTAGGGCCGTTTCTTTTCCTGTTGTATATCAATGATGTCAATTTCCTGCTTCGCTGTCCTAAACTATGCTACGCTGACGATTTTAAATTGTATGCTATAATTAAGAGGCCTACTGACATGGAAGATTTGCAAGCTCAGGTTGATTTATTTGCTGACTGGTGCCGCTTGAATCAGATGGTTCTCAATCCTTCAAAATGTTCGACAATTACATTCACCCGTAAACGCTGCCCAACGTTTTTCAGTTACAAAATTCTTGGTAACCCACTTACTCGTGACTCTTTTGTCAAGGATTTAGGCGTGTTGTTGGATTCGAAGCTTTCTTTTAAAAACCACATTTCCTATTTGTGCTCGAAGGCTTCTAAACAGCTAGGAATGATTTTTAGAATGACCAAATATTTTCGCGACGTCAATTGCCTAAAAATTCTCTATCTTTCCTTAGTTCGCTCCACCCTAGAGTACGGTTCAGTTGTGTGGGCTCCATATTATCATAATGACATTGGACGAATCGAAGCGATTCAACGTAAATTTACAAGATTTGCTTTAAGACATCTTGGTGAGTGTCCAAATTACGAAACTCGTTGCTCTATGCTCCACCTTGATCCTTTGAGTGTTCGTAGAGAAGCTGCTAAAGCCTTTTTTGTTGCTGACCTTTTCCGATCAAACATCAACTGTCCTTTTCTTACGAGTGAACTGAACGTCAACATTAGACGCCGGGTGCTTCGCTCACACTCTTTTCTCGTTATACCTGGAGCCCGTACAAATTATGCCTTCAATGAACCTGTTTCTAGTATGTGCAGGGTTTTTGAACGTTGTTACCCTTTTTTCGATTTCCATTTGTCTCGTCCCCGTCTGAagcatgatatttttaattttctcagggAAGCATATGTGTTTTGA